DNA from Lentibacillus amyloliquefaciens:
GCAGGCGCAAGCGCTGGCCAACGTGACATTCAAGACCTTGTTTGATTTCGACTAATGTTTTTCCCACTATACTCCACCTCACTCATTTTCTATAATAGCATATGCTTGTATAATAGTCAAATAAAACCTTATATTATAACAGCATAGCTTTTTTAATGTCAACACTAAAAATCACTCGGCTTTCTTATTATGGCAAATTATTAACAAAATATGTACAACATTCGCCGATTTCCCCGTTGAAGCAGGGATGAGAAAGAACCAGCCTTATGCCGGTCCCATTATATTGACTGGTCATCATTCTCATTTTCCGGAGCAAGCGGCATGCCCATCCGCAGAAGTCCCTTTGTTTCCACACCGCCCAACCCTTTCTCTCCAGTCAGCGTGTTCCGAAGCAAATTCCATATACTGATTTTTTCCATAAATGGTGTATAAGCCACTTTAGCTGCAATATAAACCGGGTCCAGCGCATGAATGTTAATCCGTGAGGGTGAGCTTGCAAAATTAGCTCCTGCGCGGATAAGCGATTCAAAATGGGATTGGCAGGCTCCGGCAAATATAACCAATTCATCAAGCCGTGGATTCTTTTGTCTGATAATCTCCACGGTTTCAATAAAGTATTTCGAATGCCGGTAAGCTCGGAGATCGTTCTTCCGTCCTTTATTCCTGGAAAAAGCATCATGACCCGTAATCACAATGATATGCGGATCTACTTCGTCTACGAGTGCCCCGATTTCACCGGGCATTTCTTTTTCAAGCATATGGACGCCATGCACCTCAAGCCCGACTCTTTTATATAATTCCATGCATTTTCTGAGATATGTCCGATCACCATCGACATGAAGAACTCTGGCCGGCAATTGAAAAAATCCGGCTGTATGCTGATAGCCATCACCCGACTCATATTCACGCTTTTCCTTCATGAGCCGATAATCCTGACTGAACAACCGGTAAGAAAACTCCACCTGTTCTTTTTCTTTCTGTTTGCGCACCGCCAAATCTTTCTCTTTGACATACACTAAATCATCCAAAGGAGCATCTGCTGCAAGACGGACATCTTCCCCGTGCAATATTGCTGTATCGCCGGTAATCGATGAAATGCGAAACAGTAAATCATGATTGTGCGATTTCCGTGTAACACGCTCACCTGGTGAAAAGCTCATAACGCCACCTCACAGCCTCTGTTTAAGTAATTGAAAACAGTTCTTTAACGATAGGCTATGCAAATAGCTGATTGGCTGTGCCTCAGATGTGATACTTTCCACGGAAATCAAAAAAAGCACTCGCTTTATGTATGTATAGCGAATGCCGGAATCGTTTATTTTGTCATCTGGTAAAATGTGTTGGCCAAGTCAGCAAATTCCTGCATTGTTAAAGATTCACCGCGTCTTGTGCCATCAAGACCTGCTTTCTCCAATGCATCTGATATCATTTCTTTATCAGCTGTCGTTTTAAAGTACCTTACGAGATTATTCCGCAACGTTTTTCGCCGCTGAGCAAAACATGCCTGTACAATATCGAAAAAGTAATCTTCATCAGCCACCTGAACGGGGGGCTTGCCGCGCTTCGTTAATTTCAGCACGCCGGAATCAACATTTGGCGGCGGCATAAATACAGTTTTGGGCACATGCATAACAACTTCTGCCTCTGTATAATACTGCACAGCTATCGACAATGACCCATAACTTTTACTGTTTGGCTCCGCTGCCATCCTATCAGCCACTTCTTTTTGGATCATAACGGTAAAACTCATCACAGGCAAGTTTTCACGCAACAGTTTCATCAGTATTGGGGTCGTTATGTAATACGGGAGGTTGGCGATGACATGAATCGGCTGGCCATGTTCAAAATAATTCTTCACCATTTCATGCACATTTGCTTTTAGAATATCCTGATGTATCAGATGAATATTGTCATATGCGGCCAGCGTATCCTCAAGAACCGGCAATAGCCTCTGGTCGATTTCATAGGCAAGCACCTTGTCTGCTTTGACAGCCAGTTGTTCGGTCAGAGCACCGATCCCGGGCCCTATTTCAATAGCGCCGGCTTCTTTATCAATACCAGCCTTTTGAATAATATTATTCAGGATATTGACATCAATGATGAAATTCTGGCCTAAACTCTTTTTGAAAGAAAAATTGTACGTATCAAGTATCTCCCTGGTTCGCTTAGGGGTTGCAATCCATTTAGCAGTCATTATTTTCCTCCTGCATAACCTGACTCATAGCTTCATCGAACTGATCTTTCGTGATATGAAACATCCTCAGCCGCCTCAGCAGCTGTTTGCCGTTTGTATGACCGATTTGCAGCAATTCGCCGAGACGGGTGCGCCTTGTGCGAGCCTTTGAGCCGCCAATCAGGCCGAAAGCAATCAGGTCTTCCCGTGTAATCCCAGAATAATTCTCTTCGGATAAAGAATAAACGCCCTGAAGCGCATGCTTAATGGCTGCACTAGAAGCATGTTCAATACCGAGACTTTGATTATCAGAGTTTTTAGCACGTGCAGCATCACGCGGTAAAAATGCATGTTTGCAGCCAGGGACGGCTTGATCGATAATATGTCGGATCCGTTTGCCGGGATAATCCGGATCCGTAAAAATAATCACACCGCGTTTAGCTTGTGCATGCCCGATTTGTTTTATAACGGATTTTCCAACGGCAGAGCCATTCGTTTCAATTGTATCCGCATCAACAGTCTGGGTTATTTTGGCGGTATCATCGCGTCCCTCTACAACAATTACTTCTTTTATCTTCACGTATATTCCTCTTCTCATAGGAATTCATTTTCGTCGGCGGATGACAGTCTGTTACACAATAATGCTCCTACCACTATATCATGGCAGGAGCACTTTAGCATCAGCTGTTCAAAAATTGCTTCAAAAGCGCTTTTTCAGCTTACCTTAATCCAAAACCTTAACTTTAACTGTTTTTCGGCCAAAACTCAAAGCTCGACTTTTTGATTTAAAGTGAAGGTCAATCCGATTCCCTTTAATATGGCCGCCTGTATCACCGGCAACAGCTTCCCCGTATCCTTCAACCCAGACTCGTGAACCCAACGGAATGACATTTGGATCCACTGCGACAACTTTAGGAGTGTTCCGTAAGTTTATCCCAGTTGCTGTATAACCATTGCCATTACAGCCTGCACAATCTATCGTATAAGCAGTGGCATTCATGTGCATTACTTCCCCGCCGGAATTGCTGCTATTGTCACTTTGACTACTGTCACTACTGCTATTACTCGTGTCGCTTTTGTTCGTATTGCTCTTATTGCTTGAGACTGTTCTCAAGTTTGCTTCCTGCTGTTCTTCTTTCGTTCCAACCGCAACAACACGGTTTTTGCTTTCCTGTTTCACTTCTTCATCAATCAAATCACGGTTTACTTTTTCACCGTTTTCTTTTGTTATTTCATAGGTTTTTATAACGACACCTTCCTGGCCTTTGGCTATAACGTTCTTTTTCCCTTTCTCCAGGCTATCGTCTTCACGTTCCTCTACCTTGAAATCAACTGTCTGCTTCACTTCGTCCGTTTCTTTGTTAACGCGCGTGATGGTAATCGGTTTATCCTTAGTCACATCTTTTTTCTTACCCGGCTTTAACTTGTCATCATCATCGAGGGAGATATCGTTCTCTTTCAGCAGTTGTCCCACTGTTCCCCCGGTTGCCCAGACTTTTTCTTTGTCACCACCGTTGTCGATAGTTACTTTAAAGGCCCTGTCGACAGTGTATTTCATACCAGCACTGATGGCATCATTTTTTCCATGTGAGGTTTGATCATGATTCGAAACAGTTATGCCCTTTTCTTTCAGGAATTCCTGAATTTTATCACTTGTCGTGTAATAATCCTCTTCTTCGCCATCAACAACAACCGTTATCTTCTGTGCTTCTTTGTATGTAATATTCATTCCATTTTCAATTGGTGCGTCTATGTCATGAGATAATTCATCTTGTTGAGAGTAGGTAATGTCTGCTTCAGCAAGCAGCTCTTTTACAGTGTCTGCATGGGTCTGGATGGTTTCTTCTTTTCCATTATCCTTGATGACCACTTCTGCTTTGGTTGTTTCCACAATAATGAAGCTTGCGAAAACAATCAATGCTAACAGTCCAACCCCGGATAGAATCCAGTTCCGGGCAGATTTTGGCAATAGCTTCGAGAAAATATTCATGCTATTTTGCCTCCTTTCACTGCGACTTTGATTATAATAACACTCCTATGTAATTACAACCCAAATTCGTTTACGATCTATTTACAATTAAATTACAAATAATAACCATCGTATAACAATGACTCTAAAAACCTTGATGTGTCAGTATTTTTAAATTAAAAAAACCCGGCAATAAAGCCAGGTTTTCCGTTAGAAAATTCGTATTATTACTTGTCTCGAATATTAAAAAAAGTAAATGCGTTTTCTGTTGTAATTCGGCTAAGTTCATCGAATGACATGTCGCGCAATTCGGCAATTTTTTCAGCCACGAGTTTCACGTAGGCTGGTTCATTGCGCTTGCCGCGGTTTGGATGAGGTGCCAGAAAGGGGGCATCAGTCTCTACCAGCAGACGGTCAAGCGGTACTCGGGCGGCTGTATCTTTTGGCAATATCGCATTTTTGAAAGTTACCGGACCTCCTAGTGACACATAAAAGTTCATATCCAGTATAGTCTGGACATACTCACTGGAATCATTGTAGCAATGCATAATGCCGCCGATTTCTTTTGCGTTTTCTTCCTGTAATAGCTGCAAAATATCTTCTGTTGCTTCCCGATTATGGATAATAATCGGCATGTTGACTTTTTTGGCTAAAGCAATTTGTTTGCGGAACACGTCTTTCTGGACTTCTTTTGGCGATTTGTCCCAATGATAATCCAATCCCATTTCGCCAATCGCCACTACTTTAGGGTGTGATGACAGCTCCTCAATCCAAGCCAGATCCTCACCTGTCATATCGACCGCATCAACCGGATGCCAGCCGACAGCAGCATAAATGGTTTCATATTTTTCAGCGATTTCAATCGCAAGCGGGATTGTTTCACGATCGAATCCGACAACCACCATATATTGTACGCTCGCATCAAATGCACGCTGAATGGTCGCCTCACGATCTTCAGAAAATTGATCCGCGTTTAAATGAACATGGGTATC
Protein-coding regions in this window:
- the yabG gene encoding sporulation peptidase YabG; this translates as MSFSPGERVTRKSHNHDLLFRISSITGDTAILHGEDVRLAADAPLDDLVYVKEKDLAVRKQKEKEQVEFSYRLFSQDYRLMKEKREYESGDGYQHTAGFFQLPARVLHVDGDRTYLRKCMELYKRVGLEVHGVHMLEKEMPGEIGALVDEVDPHIIVITGHDAFSRNKGRKNDLRAYRHSKYFIETVEIIRQKNPRLDELVIFAGACQSHFESLIRAGANFASSPSRINIHALDPVYIAAKVAYTPFMEKISIWNLLRNTLTGEKGLGGVETKGLLRMGMPLAPENENDDQSI
- the rsmA gene encoding 16S rRNA (adenine(1518)-N(6)/adenine(1519)-N(6))-dimethyltransferase RsmA, giving the protein MTAKWIATPKRTREILDTYNFSFKKSLGQNFIIDVNILNNIIQKAGIDKEAGAIEIGPGIGALTEQLAVKADKVLAYEIDQRLLPVLEDTLAAYDNIHLIHQDILKANVHEMVKNYFEHGQPIHVIANLPYYITTPILMKLLRENLPVMSFTVMIQKEVADRMAAEPNSKSYGSLSIAVQYYTEAEVVMHVPKTVFMPPPNVDSGVLKLTKRGKPPVQVADEDYFFDIVQACFAQRRKTLRNNLVRYFKTTADKEMISDALEKAGLDGTRRGESLTMQEFADLANTFYQMTK
- the rnmV gene encoding ribonuclease M5 gives rise to the protein MKIKEVIVVEGRDDTAKITQTVDADTIETNGSAVGKSVIKQIGHAQAKRGVIIFTDPDYPGKRIRHIIDQAVPGCKHAFLPRDAARAKNSDNQSLGIEHASSAAIKHALQGVYSLSEENYSGITREDLIAFGLIGGSKARTRRTRLGELLQIGHTNGKQLLRRLRMFHITKDQFDEAMSQVMQEENNDC
- a CDS encoding G5 and 3D domain-containing protein, which translates into the protein MNIFSKLLPKSARNWILSGVGLLALIVFASFIIVETTKAEVVIKDNGKEETIQTHADTVKELLAEADITYSQQDELSHDIDAPIENGMNITYKEAQKITVVVDGEEEDYYTTSDKIQEFLKEKGITVSNHDQTSHGKNDAISAGMKYTVDRAFKVTIDNGGDKEKVWATGGTVGQLLKENDISLDDDDKLKPGKKKDVTKDKPITITRVNKETDEVKQTVDFKVEEREDDSLEKGKKNVIAKGQEGVVIKTYEITKENGEKVNRDLIDEEVKQESKNRVVAVGTKEEQQEANLRTVSSNKSNTNKSDTSNSSSDSSQSDNSSNSGGEVMHMNATAYTIDCAGCNGNGYTATGINLRNTPKVVAVDPNVIPLGSRVWVEGYGEAVAGDTGGHIKGNRIDLHFKSKSRALSFGRKTVKVKVLD
- a CDS encoding TatD family hydrolase — translated: MLFDTHVHLNADQFSEDREATIQRAFDASVQYMVVVGFDRETIPLAIEIAEKYETIYAAVGWHPVDAVDMTGEDLAWIEELSSHPKVVAIGEMGLDYHWDKSPKEVQKDVFRKQIALAKKVNMPIIIHNREATEDILQLLQEENAKEIGGIMHCYNDSSEYVQTILDMNFYVSLGGPVTFKNAILPKDTAARVPLDRLLVETDAPFLAPHPNRGKRNEPAYVKLVAEKIAELRDMSFDELSRITTENAFTFFNIRDK